A window of the Juglans microcarpa x Juglans regia isolate MS1-56 chromosome 5D, Jm3101_v1.0, whole genome shotgun sequence genome harbors these coding sequences:
- the LOC121265115 gene encoding exosome complex component RRP43, whose amino-acid sequence MGLPDAPGDLSSEMEVDAFRRLFPLQFYERHLAESIRPDGRPLGRARDTTIALGAVASADGSALAKIGSTTMLAAVKMEVMTPSMESPDEGCIAIDFHMPPICSPIVRPGRPAEAAPVVSKQLSDTISSSGMINLKELSLVSGKAAWMAYLDIYCLDADGALFDAALLSAVAALFHLQIPAVSLNDDGKIVVSEEDGGKLEKEPVNKEKRKLTLRSIPFSLTCILHKNYILADPTSEEEAIMETLVTVVLDSSSQLISLYKPGGAVLAYTSAVQDCIALTRQRLRELQKILDEANSGMEVD is encoded by the exons ATGGGGTTGCCAGATGCACCTGGAGATTTGTCTTCGGAAATGGAGGTGGATGCTTTTAGACGCCTCTTCCCTCTTCAATTTTATGAGCGTCATCTGGCTGAATCCATACGGCCTGATGGCAGGCCTTTAGGAAGAGCTAGAGATACAACTATAGCTCTTg GTGCCGTTGCATCTGCTGATGGCTCTGCATTGGCAAAGATTGGTTCAACC ACAATGCTGGCTGCTGTTAAAATGGAAGTCATGACTCCTTCGATGGAGTCACCAGATGAGGGCTGCATAG CTATTGATTTCCACATGCCTCCAATTTGTTCTCCAATTGTTAGGCCTGGCAGGCCAGCTGAGGCAGCACCAGTTGTGTCAAAACAATTATCTGACACTATTTCAAG TTCTGGCATGATTAATCTGAAAGAGTTATCCTTGGTCAGTGGAAAAGCTGCATGGATGGCATACCTG GACATATACTGTTTGGACGCCGATGGTGCTCTCTTTGATGCTGCTTTGCTTTCAGCTGTTGCTGCCTTATTTCATT TACAAATCCCTGCAGTTTCTCTAAATGATGATGGTAAAATAGTTGTGTCTGAGGAAGATGGAGGAAAGCTGGAAAAGGAGCCCGTcaataaagaaaagaggaaaCTCACTCTGAGAAGCATTCCTTTCTCACTAACATGCATACTTCACAAGAACTACATCCTGGCGGATCCCACTTCGGAGGAAGAGGCCATCATGGAAACTCTTGTTACTGTGGTTTTGGATTCATCAAGTCAACTCATTTCTCTCTACAAGCCAGGTGGAGCAGTTCTCGCCTATACATCAGCTGTACAG GACTGCATTGCATTGACGAGACAGAGATTGAGGGAGCTACAGAAGATTTTGGATGAAGCCAATTCTGGCATGGAGGTTGACTAG